One window of the Devosia sp. 2618 genome contains the following:
- a CDS encoding site-specific DNA-methyltransferase, producing the protein MSMSAAAQILALDDVTLWQGDCMDLMANIESQSVDLVLCDLPYGTTQNKWDSVLPLDALWAEYRRICRGAVVLTAQTPFDKVLGASNVDWLRYEWIWEKTEATGHLNAQIAPMKAHENVLVFYDRAPTYNPQKTSGHARKSATRRSDTTPNYGAQSFDPIRYDSTERFPRSVIYGPTDKQKAALHPTQKPVWLMEYFIRTYTNPGDVVLDNCMGSGTSGVACLQSGRRFTGIEQDAGYFRIAEDRMGSVLA; encoded by the coding sequence ATGAGTATGTCCGCTGCAGCGCAAATCTTGGCACTGGATGATGTCACGCTCTGGCAGGGCGATTGCATGGACTTGATGGCAAACATCGAGAGCCAATCGGTTGACCTCGTTCTTTGCGACCTTCCTTACGGCACGACCCAAAACAAATGGGACAGCGTGCTGCCACTGGACGCTCTGTGGGCCGAGTACCGCCGCATCTGCCGTGGCGCTGTTGTCCTGACAGCGCAGACTCCATTCGACAAGGTTCTCGGGGCATCAAACGTTGATTGGCTGCGATACGAGTGGATTTGGGAGAAGACCGAGGCCACAGGCCACCTCAACGCCCAGATCGCGCCGATGAAAGCGCATGAAAATGTGCTGGTGTTTTATGACCGTGCACCGACCTACAACCCCCAGAAGACGTCAGGCCATGCACGAAAGAGCGCGACTAGGCGCTCTGACACGACGCCGAACTATGGCGCGCAATCATTTGATCCTATTCGCTACGACAGCACAGAGCGGTTCCCCCGCAGCGTGATCTACGGCCCGACCGACAAGCAGAAGGCGGCGCTCCATCCCACTCAGAAGCCAGTCTGGCTGATGGAGTATTTTATCCGAACCTACACCAACCCCGGCGATGTCGTCTTGGACAACTGCATGGGCAGCGGGACCTCGGGTGTCGCCTGTCTGCAGAGTGGCCGCCGCTTCACCGGGATTGAGCAGGACGCGGGCTATTTCCGAATTGCTGAGGATCGAATGGGCTCAGTCCTCGCCTAA
- a CDS encoding DUF1376 domain-containing protein, which yields MSERPFMQLYVSDYLGDTRHLSCEQHGAYLLLLMTMWNAGGSLPDDDAKLSRCACLSIKKWKAMRADIEPFFTVEGGEWTNDRLTKELQKSTTKSELRSSAGERGGRAKALKTNKAALANATALPKHLPDTRNHIAAAQLSPSAFLYDRLIEAASSRGPCHPNLAMGIGQITDLIAQGYDLDRDILPIVSEKARPDIGSWKFFATVIVQRAAERVAIPAKPEAPQIDWAARLKVFRESGTWGAWGPPPCEPGCLAPPQMQQKIAA from the coding sequence ATGAGCGAACGCCCCTTCATGCAACTCTACGTCTCCGACTACCTGGGAGACACGCGCCACCTGTCCTGCGAGCAGCACGGCGCCTACCTGCTGCTGCTCATGACCATGTGGAACGCTGGCGGCAGCCTGCCAGATGACGACGCCAAACTGTCGCGTTGCGCTTGCCTGTCAATCAAAAAATGGAAGGCGATGCGCGCCGATATTGAACCATTTTTCACCGTCGAAGGCGGCGAATGGACCAATGATCGCCTGACAAAAGAGCTTCAAAAAAGCACGACGAAAAGCGAATTGAGGTCTTCCGCCGGGGAAAGGGGTGGCCGTGCTAAGGCATTGAAAACAAACAAAGCGGCGCTAGCAAATGCTACAGCTTTGCCAAAGCATCTTCCAGATACCAGAAACCATATAGCTGCTGCGCAGCTTAGCCCGAGCGCATTTTTGTATGATCGGCTGATCGAAGCCGCGTCGTCTCGTGGCCCATGCCATCCAAACCTTGCCATGGGCATCGGGCAGATCACCGACCTCATTGCCCAAGGTTACGACCTCGACCGGGATATTCTGCCCATCGTCAGCGAAAAGGCCCGGCCCGACATCGGCAGCTGGAAGTTCTTCGCCACAGTGATCGTCCAGCGTGCCGCCGAGCGCGTTGCCATCCCGGCCAAGCCAGAAGCGCCACAGATCGACTGGGCAGCCCGCCTCAAGGTGTTCCGCGAGAGCGGCACATGGGGCGCCTGGGGGCCGCCTCCCTGCGAGCCTGGCTGCCTCGCGCCACCCCAGATGCAGCAGAAGATCGCCGCATGA
- a CDS encoding DnaB-like helicase C-terminal domain-containing protein → MSTRKATETETFEADPYEVATACLADLDALMEVREEKAGASLRQATEALFDDMRNPDAPKGATTGIRILDGKLNGYRRGQLYVIAGRPGMGKSAYMCSSLWRTAQGGAGVAIFSLEMTKQEIAARMVSDACDATSAPHFGALLKGMSDPKHDDLIGAAQQALSRLPFHIDDSARLTFAQIAVKARRLKAEMAAEGITLGVICIDHMGLVTPSDRYAGNKVAEAGEVSGRARALAKELDCCVVLLCQLSREVEKRDDKRPVMSDLRWSGEIEQDAHVIGFLYRDAYYLGQDPDADPNRLADARWAMEFLIRKNRNGETSDVRLWCSIAHSSIRDNS, encoded by the coding sequence ATGAGCACTCGCAAAGCAACCGAAACTGAGACATTCGAGGCTGACCCTTATGAGGTCGCCACCGCCTGTCTTGCCGATCTGGACGCCTTGATGGAGGTCCGCGAGGAAAAGGCCGGTGCAAGCCTCCGGCAAGCGACTGAGGCACTGTTCGATGACATGCGCAACCCAGACGCTCCGAAGGGCGCAACCACTGGCATTCGCATTCTTGACGGCAAGCTAAACGGCTATCGCCGGGGCCAGCTCTATGTGATCGCCGGCCGCCCTGGCATGGGCAAGTCCGCTTACATGTGTTCCTCGCTCTGGCGCACCGCACAAGGCGGCGCCGGGGTTGCCATTTTCTCGCTGGAGATGACCAAGCAGGAGATTGCGGCGCGCATGGTGTCCGACGCCTGCGACGCGACCTCGGCACCGCATTTCGGCGCTTTGCTCAAAGGCATGAGTGACCCAAAGCATGATGACCTGATCGGGGCCGCACAGCAGGCCCTTTCGCGGTTGCCATTCCACATCGATGATAGCGCCCGCCTGACCTTCGCCCAGATCGCGGTCAAAGCCCGCCGCCTCAAGGCAGAGATGGCCGCGGAGGGCATCACGCTCGGCGTCATCTGTATCGACCATATGGGGCTCGTAACGCCTTCTGATCGCTATGCGGGCAACAAGGTTGCCGAGGCCGGTGAAGTGTCGGGCAGGGCGCGCGCATTGGCCAAGGAACTCGATTGCTGTGTGGTCCTGCTTTGCCAACTCTCCCGCGAGGTCGAGAAGCGCGATGACAAGCGCCCGGTGATGTCAGACCTTCGCTGGTCCGGTGAGATCGAGCAGGACGCCCATGTGATCGGGTTTCTGTACCGAGACGCCTATTACCTCGGCCAAGACCCCGACGCCGATCCTAACCGGCTCGCAGACGCACGCTGGGCTATGGAATTTCTCATCCGCAAGAACCGCAACGGCGAGACAAGCGATGTCCGCCTTTGGTGCTCGATTGCGCACTCATCGATAAGGGACAACTCATGA
- a CDS encoding tyrosine-type recombinase/integrase: protein MLLVGTRERLAMDLLLYTGLRRGDLVQLGRQHVRNGVIRYRATKNGVEIVLPMLGVLQETIDAGPTGDLTFLATTKNTPWSKEAFGTWFAKACKEAKVPGRAHGLRKAGATFAAENGASDHQLMGIFGWTNAEQAAVYTRTASRAKMAAAGVGMLIPGPEHDDETRTSIPAPIDPVRGLGVKSQ, encoded by the coding sequence TTGCTCCTCGTAGGGACGCGAGAGCGGCTCGCAATGGACCTGCTGCTTTACACTGGGCTGAGGCGTGGGGATTTGGTTCAGTTGGGTCGGCAGCACGTGCGCAATGGCGTCATACGCTATCGGGCAACGAAAAATGGCGTCGAGATCGTATTGCCGATGCTTGGCGTTCTGCAGGAGACTATCGACGCCGGGCCAACTGGCGACCTCACGTTCCTTGCGACCACGAAGAACACCCCGTGGAGCAAGGAGGCTTTTGGAACTTGGTTTGCTAAGGCATGCAAAGAGGCAAAAGTGCCAGGCCGTGCCCACGGGCTACGAAAAGCAGGCGCGACGTTTGCAGCCGAAAATGGCGCCTCAGATCACCAGTTGATGGGTATTTTTGGCTGGACGAACGCGGAACAGGCAGCCGTCTATACGCGCACCGCGAGCCGCGCGAAAATGGCAGCTGCGGGCGTTGGCATGCTGATACCAGGGCCAGAACACGACGACGAAACGAGAACATCTATTCCCGCACCTATCGATCCGGTGCGGGGTTTAGGCGTAAAATCGCAATGA
- the tdh gene encoding L-threonine 3-dehydrogenase: MKALVKAKAEPGIWMEDRPVPEIGPEDVLVKVHKTGICGTDIHIYKWDEWAAKTVPVPMITGHEYSGVIAAVGAKVTNLTIGQRVSGEGHVVTMNSRASRAGKFHLDPNTKGIGVNLPGAFAEYVKIPAFNIIPLPDSIDDEMGAILDPLGNAVHTALAFNIVGEDVLITGAGPIGIMGAAVARHVGARHVVITDVNPERLKLAAEVADVVPVNVATEDLRDVMNKLGMKEGFDVGLEMSGAPAALDQMIDHMVMGGRIALLGVPAQSFNFDLGKIVFRMITLRGIYGREMFETWHKMLAMLESGLDVRKVITKRMPATDYAEAFSLAAAGEKGKIVLEW; the protein is encoded by the coding sequence ATGAAGGCACTCGTCAAAGCCAAGGCCGAACCGGGCATATGGATGGAAGATCGTCCTGTGCCCGAAATCGGGCCCGAGGACGTTCTGGTCAAGGTCCACAAAACCGGCATTTGCGGCACCGATATCCACATCTACAAATGGGACGAATGGGCCGCCAAGACGGTCCCGGTTCCCATGATCACCGGCCACGAATATTCCGGCGTCATCGCCGCCGTGGGTGCCAAGGTTACCAATCTGACGATCGGTCAGCGTGTCTCGGGCGAAGGCCACGTCGTCACCATGAACAGTCGCGCCAGCCGGGCCGGCAAGTTCCATCTCGATCCCAACACCAAGGGCATCGGCGTCAACCTGCCTGGCGCTTTCGCCGAATATGTCAAAATCCCCGCCTTCAATATCATCCCGCTGCCCGACAGCATTGATGACGAAATGGGCGCCATCCTCGATCCGCTCGGCAACGCGGTCCACACCGCGCTTGCGTTCAACATCGTCGGTGAAGACGTCCTGATCACCGGCGCTGGCCCCATCGGCATCATGGGCGCTGCCGTCGCCCGCCATGTCGGCGCCCGCCACGTTGTCATCACCGACGTCAATCCCGAACGCCTCAAGCTCGCCGCCGAAGTCGCAGATGTCGTGCCCGTCAATGTCGCGACGGAAGACCTGCGAGATGTCATGAACAAGCTCGGCATGAAGGAGGGTTTCGACGTCGGCCTCGAAATGTCCGGCGCGCCTGCCGCGCTCGATCAGATGATCGACCACATGGTCATGGGCGGCCGCATCGCGCTGCTCGGCGTCCCGGCGCAGAGCTTTAACTTCGACCTCGGCAAGATCGTGTTCCGCATGATCACGCTACGGGGCATCTACGGCCGCGAAATGTTCGAAACCTGGCACAAGATGCTCGCCATGCTCGAATCCGGCCTCGACGTCCGCAAAGTCATCACCAAACGCATGCCCGCCACCGACTACGCCGAAGCCTTCTCCCTCGCCGCGGCCGGCGAGAAGGGCAAGATTGTACTGGAGTGGTAA
- a CDS encoding glycine C-acetyltransferase, which produces MTVAFLDHLRSTLSQIEAAGLYKREREISGPQGGRIAVGDRTLINLCANNYLGLADHPEIIAAAETALHQYGFGMASVRFICGTQDLHRELERAVAAYLGKDDAILFAACFDANGGLFETLLGPEDSIISDALNHASIIDGVRLSKAKRYRYATSDMDELETQLKQADADGARFKLIVTDGVFSMDGYVAKLPEIRALADRYGAIIAVDDCHATGHLGPQGRGSGALTGAEPDIITGTFGKTLGGAMGGFITGPQPVIDLLRQRARPYLFSNALAPAVTAGSLKAIEIAKAADDRRDLLMRHTRRFRDGLSKAGFELLPGETPIIPVMLGEATRAQDLAKALDRRCVYVAGFFFPVVPQGKARIRTQMSAALDDTDIDFAIGAFEDAGRELGII; this is translated from the coding sequence ATGACTGTCGCCTTTCTCGACCATCTTCGTTCGACCCTCTCCCAAATCGAGGCTGCCGGGCTCTACAAGCGTGAGCGCGAGATTTCCGGGCCGCAGGGTGGCCGTATCGCGGTTGGCGACAGAACGCTGATCAATCTCTGCGCCAACAACTATCTCGGCCTGGCCGACCATCCCGAGATCATCGCAGCCGCCGAAACGGCGCTGCATCAATACGGCTTCGGCATGGCCTCGGTCCGCTTCATCTGCGGCACGCAGGACCTGCATCGCGAGCTGGAACGCGCCGTCGCCGCCTATCTCGGCAAGGACGACGCGATCCTCTTCGCCGCGTGTTTCGACGCCAATGGCGGCTTGTTCGAAACCCTGCTTGGCCCCGAAGATTCTATCATTTCCGACGCGCTCAACCACGCCTCGATCATCGATGGCGTGCGCCTCTCCAAGGCAAAGCGCTACCGCTACGCCACCAGCGACATGGACGAACTCGAGACCCAACTGAAGCAGGCCGACGCTGATGGCGCGCGCTTCAAGCTGATCGTCACCGATGGCGTCTTCTCCATGGATGGATATGTTGCCAAGCTGCCGGAAATCCGCGCTTTGGCCGATCGTTACGGCGCCATCATCGCCGTCGATGATTGCCACGCCACTGGCCATCTTGGTCCGCAGGGCAGGGGGAGCGGTGCCCTCACTGGCGCTGAGCCCGACATCATCACCGGCACCTTTGGTAAGACGCTGGGCGGCGCCATGGGCGGCTTCATCACCGGCCCGCAACCCGTCATCGACCTACTGCGCCAGCGCGCGCGCCCATACCTCTTTTCCAACGCACTCGCCCCCGCCGTCACCGCTGGCTCCCTCAAAGCCATTGAAATCGCCAAGGCCGCAGATGACCGCCGTGACCTCCTGATGCGCCACACCAGACGCTTCCGCGACGGCCTCAGCAAGGCCGGGTTCGAGCTGCTGCCAGGAGAAACCCCGATCATCCCTGTCATGCTCGGCGAAGCCACCCGCGCGCAGGATCTCGCCAAGGCTCTCGACCGACGCTGCGTTTATGTCGCTGGGTTCTTCTTTCCCGTCGTACCGCAGGGCAAGGCGCGCATTCGCACGCAGATGTCGGCGGCGCTCGACGACACCGATATCGATTTTGCCATTGGCGCCTTCGAGGATGCCGGGCGCGAGCTGGGGATTATTTGA
- a CDS encoding XRE family transcriptional regulator produces MDAPNIGPIIQRERKARHLTLDRLAALSGVSRSMLSQIERGESNPTFAVLWGLTQALGIELGDLINGGIAQRQANPVDVVTVAHTPEIKSPEAQWLLRILSPTTMAGRVEWYDVEIAPGGKLTSSPHAPGTHEHLTARSEGLSVRTALGQQSLKTGETARYRADVEHEITNGSAKPARALMVVVYET; encoded by the coding sequence GTGGACGCACCCAATATCGGTCCGATTATCCAGCGCGAGCGCAAGGCGCGGCATTTGACGCTGGATCGCCTGGCGGCGCTATCGGGCGTGTCACGCTCCATGCTGAGCCAGATCGAGCGCGGCGAATCCAATCCCACCTTTGCGGTGCTGTGGGGACTGACGCAGGCGCTCGGGATCGAGCTGGGCGACCTGATCAATGGCGGAATCGCGCAACGACAGGCTAATCCTGTCGATGTGGTGACGGTGGCCCATACCCCCGAAATCAAGAGCCCCGAGGCCCAGTGGCTGTTGCGGATCTTAAGCCCGACGACGATGGCGGGACGGGTGGAGTGGTATGACGTCGAGATTGCACCGGGCGGCAAACTAACCAGCTCGCCCCATGCCCCGGGCACCCACGAGCACCTGACCGCGCGCAGCGAGGGACTGTCAGTGCGGACGGCACTGGGGCAGCAAAGCCTCAAGACCGGCGAAACGGCACGCTATCGGGCCGATGTGGAACACGAGATCACCAATGGCAGCGCCAAGCCGGCTCGGGCGCTGATGGTGGTGGTGTACGAGACTTGA
- a CDS encoding PilZ domain-containing protein, protein MNTNRRKFSRRPVDIKATVVGDSGMSRLAAAVLDLSESGVRVRLVEEELIPTECYILFGNRMEPCRLVWQTSRSAGLVFTA, encoded by the coding sequence ATGAATACCAATCGCCGAAAATTCTCCCGACGCCCCGTTGATATCAAGGCCACCGTAGTTGGCGATTCAGGGATGTCCAGGCTGGCCGCCGCCGTGCTCGATCTGTCCGAGAGCGGGGTTCGCGTGCGGCTGGTTGAAGAGGAGCTAATTCCTACAGAGTGCTACATTCTGTTCGGCAATCGTATGGAGCCCTGCCGACTTGTCTGGCAGACGAGCCGATCGGCCGGACTGGTTTTCACCGCGTAG
- a CDS encoding LysR family transcriptional regulator, whose protein sequence is MAFDGRLLNGIGVLAAVVEAGSFVRAGEALGLTQSGVSRAVARLELRVGIKLFHRTARSVVLTEEGRRFFEEVSPLLAGIEDAATEAAGTTSVVRGRLRINVDTAFGSYFLAPRLQPFLARYPDLVVDLAVRDRMGDLVAEGFDVAIRFGEPEPSSLRSHLLLRTRVLTCAAPSYVTAHGAPTHPSELTSGHQCILMRDPSHGGPFGWQFHQGKEVVDVPARGGLMVNDTGALLGACLGGLGIAQPLELYARDYVNDGRLVQLLPDWAEERFPLYMYYRPNDMMPAKMRVFLDFVKDLTRDLN, encoded by the coding sequence ATGGCTTTTGATGGTCGCTTGCTCAACGGCATCGGCGTGCTTGCCGCCGTGGTCGAGGCGGGCAGCTTTGTTCGCGCGGGCGAGGCTCTGGGCTTGACCCAATCGGGTGTCAGTCGCGCCGTAGCCCGGCTTGAACTGCGCGTGGGCATCAAGCTGTTTCATCGCACAGCGCGCTCTGTCGTTCTGACCGAGGAGGGGCGACGTTTCTTTGAGGAAGTATCGCCACTCCTGGCAGGCATCGAGGATGCGGCGACCGAGGCTGCTGGCACCACGAGTGTGGTTCGTGGCCGTCTGCGCATTAATGTCGATACCGCATTCGGTAGCTATTTTCTGGCCCCGAGGCTGCAGCCATTCCTCGCCCGCTACCCCGACTTGGTGGTTGATCTGGCTGTGCGTGATCGAATGGGCGATTTGGTCGCCGAGGGATTTGATGTTGCGATCCGCTTTGGCGAGCCCGAACCCTCATCGCTGCGCAGCCATCTGCTCCTGCGGACGCGCGTGCTGACTTGTGCAGCACCGTCCTACGTTACGGCGCACGGAGCGCCGACGCATCCCTCTGAACTGACCTCCGGCCACCAATGCATCCTGATGCGCGACCCCAGCCACGGCGGACCGTTTGGTTGGCAGTTTCACCAGGGCAAGGAGGTCGTGGACGTCCCCGCGCGGGGTGGTCTGATGGTCAACGACACTGGGGCCTTGCTTGGCGCTTGTCTGGGCGGCCTGGGCATCGCCCAGCCGCTCGAACTCTACGCGCGTGATTACGTCAATGACGGTCGCCTTGTTCAGCTACTGCCCGATTGGGCGGAAGAGCGTTTCCCGCTCTATATGTATTATCGCCCCAACGACATGATGCCCGCCAAGATGCGGGTATTTCTGGATTTCGTGAAGGATCTGACCCGCGATCTGAACTGA
- a CDS encoding SDR family oxidoreductase, translated as MSSTQTKTAIVTGASRGIGAAIAERLARDGFAVVVNYAGNKEAADAVVAKIVGAGGKAIAVQADVANSADTKRLFAEAVRAFGGVDVLVNNAGILSLAKIGESDDALFDRQVATNLKGTFNTLREAAAHLRNCGRIINFSTSVVGLKLETYGVYAATKAAVETLTAIMAKEMRGRLITVNAVAPGPTATDLFLNGKSDELVDRMSKMNPLERLGTPEDIASAVSFLAGPDGGWINGQVLRANGGMV; from the coding sequence ATGTCGAGTACCCAAACTAAGACTGCCATCGTAACCGGCGCTTCGCGCGGGATCGGCGCGGCCATTGCCGAACGGTTGGCGCGCGATGGCTTCGCTGTCGTCGTCAACTACGCGGGCAATAAGGAGGCGGCAGATGCGGTCGTCGCCAAGATTGTGGGCGCTGGCGGCAAGGCCATAGCCGTGCAGGCTGATGTGGCAAATTCCGCTGACACCAAACGCCTATTTGCCGAAGCCGTGAGAGCTTTTGGCGGCGTCGATGTGTTGGTCAACAATGCCGGTATCTTGAGCCTCGCCAAGATTGGCGAGAGTGACGATGCGCTGTTTGACCGCCAGGTCGCGACCAACCTCAAGGGCACGTTCAACACATTGCGCGAAGCTGCGGCGCATCTGCGCAATTGCGGACGCATTATCAACTTCTCGACCAGCGTCGTCGGACTGAAGCTAGAAACATACGGCGTCTACGCAGCGACCAAGGCGGCTGTCGAGACGCTGACCGCAATCATGGCCAAGGAAATGCGCGGACGCTTGATCACTGTCAACGCCGTTGCGCCCGGACCGACGGCAACCGATCTGTTCCTCAACGGCAAGTCGGACGAGTTGGTCGACCGCATGTCCAAAATGAACCCACTGGAACGCCTCGGCACGCCAGAGGACATCGCCAGCGCCGTGTCGTTCCTCGCGGGCCCCGACGGCGGCTGGATCAATGGTCAGGTTCTACGCGCCAACGGCGGGATGGTTTGA
- a CDS encoding metalloregulator ArsR/SmtB family transcription factor: MPPINVLVALADPTRCRIIEILRDGPQPVHTLAGSFKISRPAISRHLRVLKQARLISEKKSGRENRYALHPTKLRPVADWLAEITPPSKTAVVESEAAPVIATEVPVVAPEPIAEPTPAVAAPADKKSKAPRAPKPTPSAEQVPAAPKAVSQMGFDF; this comes from the coding sequence ATGCCACCGATCAACGTTCTCGTCGCGCTTGCCGATCCAACGCGGTGCCGCATTATCGAAATCCTGCGCGATGGCCCCCAGCCGGTCCACACGCTGGCGGGATCGTTCAAGATCAGCCGACCTGCCATCTCCCGGCATCTTCGCGTGCTCAAACAGGCGCGTCTGATCAGCGAGAAAAAGAGCGGCCGCGAAAACCGCTACGCGCTGCACCCCACCAAGCTGCGTCCGGTCGCCGATTGGCTGGCAGAAATTACGCCGCCGTCCAAGACTGCTGTGGTTGAGTCAGAGGCAGCGCCGGTGATTGCCACCGAGGTTCCGGTTGTCGCGCCTGAGCCCATTGCTGAGCCCACCCCAGCTGTCGCGGCGCCCGCAGACAAAAAGTCTAAAGCTCCAAGAGCCCCGAAACCAACGCCTAGTGCCGAACAAGTGCCTGCCGCTCCAAAGGCAGTCTCCCAGATGGGCTTCGACTTCTAA
- a CDS encoding hemolysin III family protein, whose translation MPDTKSSYSWWSRQHRPYSVGELVADGIVHGLGLLVAIAAGSVLLAYAVFVTAPEAVPALLVYLGSLLAVLGVSMAYNLWPVSPVKKVLARFDQAAIFLFIAGSYTPFLAVMGGTTIGTIMTTFVWGASLIGVALKLIVPERFGRLAIVLYLAIGWSGILVFQSLAQSLPPTTMWLVLAGGVTYSLGIIFHLWEKLKFQNALWHVFVVAGASLHLWAVIDFMVIHRL comes from the coding sequence GTGCCCGATACGAAGTCCAGCTATTCATGGTGGAGCCGCCAACACCGCCCCTACTCCGTTGGAGAGCTGGTGGCCGATGGCATAGTCCATGGCCTGGGCCTCTTGGTGGCGATTGCGGCTGGGTCGGTCCTACTGGCTTATGCGGTGTTCGTGACGGCGCCCGAGGCGGTGCCAGCGCTGCTGGTTTATCTCGGATCGCTGCTGGCGGTGCTTGGCGTCTCGATGGCCTATAATCTTTGGCCGGTGTCCCCGGTCAAAAAAGTGCTGGCGCGGTTCGATCAGGCCGCCATATTCCTTTTCATCGCAGGGTCCTACACGCCGTTTCTCGCGGTAATGGGCGGAACAACGATTGGCACGATCATGACCACATTCGTGTGGGGCGCGTCGCTGATCGGTGTTGCGCTGAAGCTGATCGTGCCGGAGCGCTTCGGGCGACTGGCTATCGTCTTGTATCTAGCGATCGGCTGGAGCGGCATTCTGGTGTTTCAGTCGCTAGCGCAGTCGCTGCCGCCAACCACGATGTGGCTGGTACTGGCAGGCGGCGTCACCTACTCGCTCGGCATCATTTTCCACTTGTGGGAAAAGCTGAAATTCCAGAACGCGCTATGGCACGTGTTTGTGGTGGCGGGGGCGAGCCTTCACCTGTGGGCGGTAATCGACTTCATGGTCATTCACCGGCTGTAG
- a CDS encoding DUF192 domain-containing protein yields MMLFAQGFAPVLRRAGAIIAVAALAMPLSALADDNKLVLHSATGDYSFNVEVVDTAESRAKGLMFVTELADDAGMLFDFKEQGPVAFWMRNTFIPLDMIFIDANGVVKNIHVNARPQDPTSIPSDGPVQFVLEIPGGRSVEIGLKAGDTMDHPRVVPKAN; encoded by the coding sequence ATGATGTTGTTTGCCCAAGGCTTTGCTCCAGTGCTGCGCCGCGCCGGTGCGATCATTGCTGTGGCCGCTCTGGCCATGCCGCTCTCGGCCTTGGCAGACGACAATAAGCTGGTGCTGCACTCGGCAACGGGCGACTACAGCTTCAACGTTGAAGTGGTCGATACCGCTGAAAGCCGTGCCAAGGGCCTGATGTTCGTCACCGAACTGGCCGACGACGCTGGCATGCTGTTCGATTTCAAGGAGCAGGGCCCGGTCGCCTTCTGGATGCGCAACACCTTCATCCCGCTCGACATGATCTTTATCGATGCCAATGGCGTGGTGAAAAACATCCACGTCAACGCGCGTCCGCAGGACCCGACCTCGATTCCCTCCGATGGCCCGGTGCAGTTCGTGCTGGAAATCCCCGGGGGCCGCTCGGTCGAAATCGGCCTCAAGGCCGGCGACACGATGGATCATCCGCGCGTTGTGCCCAAGGCCAACTGA
- a CDS encoding cold-shock protein, whose translation MGAKHTGDGDEAAHLSGETGAEGHADVHAGDAGLDTIEVSGSIKWFDAGKGFGFIVPDNGMADVLLHVTCLRRDGYQTAYEGSRIVVEALNRPGGLQAFRIVSMDDSTARHPAQMAAPRTHVVVEATSGMVRLEVKWFNRIRGFGFLSAGEGAPDIFVHMETLRRFGITELRPGQYVLVRYGNGPKGLMVAEIRPDGWGDAPSSH comes from the coding sequence ATGGGGGCCAAGCACACTGGCGATGGCGACGAGGCTGCGCATCTGTCTGGGGAGACAGGGGCGGAGGGCCATGCTGACGTTCATGCGGGAGACGCTGGCCTCGATACCATTGAGGTTTCAGGCTCAATCAAGTGGTTTGATGCCGGCAAGGGCTTCGGTTTTATCGTGCCCGATAACGGCATGGCCGATGTGTTGCTGCACGTCACCTGCCTGCGCCGCGACGGCTACCAGACGGCCTATGAAGGTTCGCGCATCGTTGTTGAGGCGCTCAATCGCCCCGGCGGTCTGCAGGCCTTCCGAATCGTCTCTATGGATGATTCGACCGCCCGCCACCCAGCCCAGATGGCTGCGCCGCGCACCCATGTCGTGGTCGAAGCGACCTCGGGCATGGTTCGCCTTGAGGTAAAGTGGTTCAACCGCATTCGTGGCTTCGGTTTCCTGTCGGCGGGCGAAGGTGCTCCGGACATTTTCGTGCATATGGAAACGCTGCGCCGCTTCGGCATCACCGAACTTCGCCCAGGCCAATATGTGCTGGTGCGCTACGGCAATGGCCCGAAAGGCCTTATGGTCGCCGAAATCCGGCCCGATGGTTGGGGCGACGCGCCGTCCTCCCACTAG